A single window of Hemibagrus wyckioides isolate EC202008001 linkage group LG28, SWU_Hwy_1.0, whole genome shotgun sequence DNA harbors:
- the LOC131348366 gene encoding UDP-glucuronosyltransferase 2C1-like — protein sequence MSACGRATLCLLLLLCLTPLCVTAGKILIWPEEFSHWLNIKMIIDELIARGHSVTIVTQSATPSIKTDKSPGYNVEVIQVPHSKTEVTDTFDRLIKYWMYDVPNTNKFQAFLKLTEITDKMMDQNKALCKELFARKDLLEKWRMEKFDVLLTDPVIVCGELLAQKLNLPFINTLRFSYGSVMERLCGQLPAPPSYVPATGLGYTDHMDFLQRVKNVLFIFFINILSDVLAMVKWNHLFTEVMGKPTTRCESMGKADIWLIRTFWDFEYPRPLLPNFKMVGGLHCKPAKPLPKEMEDFVQSSGDDGIVVFSLGSMIKNLTKERANTIASALGQIPQKVLWRYTGEKPETLAANTKLYDWIPQNDLLGHPKTKAFITHGGANGIYEAIYHGVPMVGLPLFADQHSNVNHMKAKGAAVMLNFNKMGTEDLKQAVNDVINNPSYKESMMRLSQIHRDQPMKPLDQAVYWIEYVMRHKGAKHLRVEAHNLTWYQYHCLDVAAFLLSIIALVVLVFVKTCSWFFRKCFIKKIKKE from the exons ATGAGTGCATGTGGGAGAGCCACTCTCTGCCTTCTGCTCTTACTCTGTCTGACTCCGCTGTGTGTGACAGCAGGGAAAATCTTAATCTGGCCTGAGGAATTCAGTCACTGGCTCAACATTAAAATGATCATAGATGAGCTTATAGCAAGAGGACATAGTGTGACCATCGTTACCCAGAGCGCTACACCGTCAATAAAGACAGATAAGTCTCCGGGCTACAATGTAGAGGTCATACAGGTGCCTCACAGCAAGACAGAGGTTACTGACACATTTGACAGGCTTATTAAATACTGGATGTACGACGTGCCAAATACCAACAAGTTTCAGGCTTTTCTGAAGCTCACTGAAATAACAGACAAGATGATGGACCAGAATAAAGCTCTATGCAAAGAGCTTTTTGCACGTAAAGATCTGCTGGAGAAGTGGAGAATGGAAAAGTTTGATGTTCTTCTGACAGACCCTGTGATTGTATGTGGGGAACTGCTAGCACAGAAGCTCAATCTGCCCTTCATAAACACTCTGAGATTCAGTTATGGCAGTGTTATGGAGCGACTCTGTGGCCAGCTTCCCGCACCACCGTCCTATGTTCCTGCAACTGGCCTGGGTTATACAGATCACATGGATTTCCTACAGAGagtgaaaaatgttttgtttattttctttataaatattcTATCTGATGTCCTGGCTATGGTGAAATGGAATCATCTCTTTACAGAAGTCATGG GCAAACCCACAACGCGGTGTGAATCTATGGGCAAAGCTGACATCTGGTTAATCCGAACTTTTTGGGACTTCGAATATCCACGGCCGCTCCTCCCAAACTTCAAAATGGTTGGTGGATTACACTGCAAACCTGCAAAACCTCTACCAAAA GAGATGGAGGATTTTGTCCAGAGCTCAGGAGATGATGGGATTGTAGTGTTTTCACTAGGCTCCATGATAAAAAACCTCACCAAAGAGAGAGCGAACACCATCGCTTCAGCACTCGGACAGATTCCCCAAAAG gTCTTGTGGCGATACACTGGTGAGAAACCAGAAACTCTTGCTGCTAATACAAAACTCTATGACTGGATTCCTCAGAATGATTTACTAG GACATCCTAAAACCAAGGCCTTCATCACCCATGGAGGGGCTAATGGAATATATGAAGCTATTTATCATGGAGTTCCCATGGTGGGTCTGCCACTGTTTGCTGATCAACATAGCAATGTAAATCACATGAAAGCCAAAGGAGCTGCTGTGATGCTTAATTTCAATAAAATGGGGACCGAGGACTTGAAGCAGGCTGTCAATGACGTCATTAACAATCCATC cTACAAGGAGAGCATGATGAGGCTATCCCAAATTCACCGTGATCAACCGATGAAGCCGCTAGACCAGGCCGTATACTGGATTGAGTATGTAATGCGCCATAAGGGGGCCAAGCACCTAAGAGTTGAAGCCCATAACCTCACGTGGTATCAGTACCACTGCTTGGATGTGGCTGCCTTCCTGCTCTCCATAATTGCATTGGTTGTGTTAGTCTTTGTGAAGACGTGCAGTTGGTTCTTCCGTAAATGTTTCATAAAAAAGATCAAGAAAGAGTGA
- the ythdc1 gene encoding YTH domain-containing protein 1 isoform X1, with protein MAVDRRDDKDGELNVLEDILTDAPDQDDELYNPESEHDLNEKKGSKRKNEHGDSHDAKRLRSSGHSTRQPVKRSVPSSGSIGKKMTSLRGRHHPDDFYEDRKNHSGRGRVSRAELSKGHSRDHQRRIKPLISELNEKLRRTSEESVGRVSRSSKEDEEEARSEEYASEQETGSSAGSSEGNRSDVEEEEVMEDEDEDGEKGPDDDDEEEDVEGEDGEEEDEDYELEDGDQQEGNEQNDYDTRSEASDSQSESVSFSDGESVHSASGSEASDKERKEKKHARGISPIVFDRSGSSASESCTGSEKKHEKLSSSVRAVRKDQTSKLKYILREARYFLIKSNNHENVSLAKAKGVWSTLPVNERKLNAAFRSARSVILIFSVRESGKFQGFARLSSESHHGGSPIHWVLPAGMNAKMLGGVFKIDWICRRELPFTKSAHLTNSWNEHKPVKIGRDGQEIETNCGLQLCLLFPPDESIDLYQVIHKMRHKRRTHSEPRSRGRPPHREPAPRDLGRRRPEEYDMHNRKRPRIDYPPEFPQRPGFMQDPRNQPVDRRFSGVRRDVFLNGSYNDYMREFHHSIGPPPPWQGMAPYPGMDQPPHHPYYQHHPPPPQAHPPYSGHHPMQHDARFREKRVVRSFSSSLHDYDMRVDDFLRRTQAVVSGRRSRPRERERQRERERPRDARRERERERGRERDRDRDRIRDRDREKERGRYRR; from the exons ATGGCCGTCGACAGGCGAGACGACAAAG ATGGAGAACTTAATGTTCTGGAGGATATCTTGACTGATGCTCCAGACCAAGACGACGAGCTGTACAACCCTGAGAGTGAACATGACCTGAACGaaaagaaag GTTCCAAGCGAAAGAATGAACATGGAGACAGCCATGATGCAAAGCGTCTAAGGTCTTCTGGCCACTCCACCAGGCAGCCGGTTAAAAGGTCCGTACCGTCCAGCGGATCCATTGGGAAAAAAATGACCAGCCTGAGGGGCAGACATCACCCTGATGACTTCTATGAAGACAGGAAGAACCATTCGGGCAGAGGGAGAGTTTCCAGGGCTGAACTGTCCAAAGGGCACAGCAGAGACCACCAGAGGAGGATCAAACCACTGATCTCAGAGTTGAATGAG AAGCTGAGAAGGACGAGTGAGGAGAGCGTGGGCCGGGTCAGTCGATCCTCaaaagaagacgaagaagaggCGCGGTCGGAGGAGTATGCATCTGAGCAAGAGACGGGCAGTTCTGCAGGCTCCTCTGAAGGCAACCGTTCTGACgttgaggaagaggaggtgatggaggatgaggatgaggatggagAGAAGGGCCCTGATGATGACGACGAAGAGGAGGATGTTGAAGGAGAAGAcggagaagaggaggatgaagactATGAGCTGGAGGACGGTGACCAGCAGGAAGGGAACGAGCAGAATGACTACGACACACGCAGCGAAGCCAGTGATTCTCAGTCAGAATCCGTTTCCTTCTCGGACGGCGAGTCGGTGCACTCCGCCTCAGGCTCAGAGGCCTCTG ataaggaaagaaaagagaagaagcaCGCTAGAGGGATATCACCAATCGTTTTTGATAGAAGTGGAAGCTCAGCTTCAGAATCATGCACAG GGTCTGAAAAGAAGCACGAAAAGCTGTCATCGTCTGTTCGTGCTGTGAGAAAAG ATCAAACCAGCAAGCTGAAATACATCCTGAGAGAGGCGAGGTACTTCCTGATTAAGAGCAACAACCATGAGAATGTTTCTCTCGCTAAGGCAAAG GGGGTGTGGTCGACCCTGCCTGTGAACGAAAGGAAGTTGAACGCAGCATTCCGCTCGGCTAGAAGCGTCATCCTTATCTTCTCTGTCAGGGAAAGCGGCAAATTTCAAG GTTTTGCTCGACTTTCGTCCGAGTCTCATCACGGAGGTTCTCCCATCCACTGGGTGTTGCCTGCAGGTATGAATGCCAAGATGCTTGGAGGAGTCTTTAAAATCGACTGGATATGCAG GCGGGAGTTACCTTTCACAAAGTCAGCACACCTTACCAACTCATGGAACGAGCACAAGCCTGTGAAGATCGGACGAGACGGACAG GAGATCGAGACGAACTGCGGCCTGCAGCTGTGCTTGCTCTTCCCTCCGGATGAGAGCATTGACTTGTATCAGGTTATTCACAAAATGCGCCACAAGAGGAGGACGCACTCGGAGCCTCGTTCCCGGGGCCGTCCCCCGCACAGAGAGCCCGCCCCACGAGACCTGGGAAG GCGTCGTCCAGAGGAATATGACATGCACAACAGGAAGCGACCCAGGATTGACTATCCTCCCGAGTTCCCCCAGAGACCAG GTTTTATGCAAGACCCACGCAACCAACCGGTGGACAG ACGCTTTTCTGGAGTAAGGAGAGATGTGTTCCTCAATGGC TCTTATAACGATTACATGCGAGAGTTCCATCACAGCATTGGGCCTCCACCTCCATGGCAAGGGATG GCGCCATATCCCGGTATGGATCAGCCTCCTCACCATCCGTATTACCAACACCATCCTCCACCACCCCAGGCCCACCCACCATACTCAGGTCATCACCCCATGCAGCATGATGCCCGCTTCAGGGAGAAGAGGGTCGTCCGTTCTTTCTCCTCCAGTCTG CACGATTATGACATGCGTGTAGACGACTTCCTGAGACGCACCCAGGCGGTGGTGAGCGGTCGCAGGAGCCGGCCCAGAGAGCGCGAACGTCAGAGAGAACGCGAGCGGCCACGAGATGCGCGgcgagagcgcgagagagagcgaggccGCGAGCGTGACCGTGACCGAGACCGCATCAGAGACCgagacagggagaaagaaagagggcgATATCGCAGATAA
- the dnajc25 gene encoding dnaJ homolog subfamily C member 25, with protein sequence MAAPIASALRLGLWTVILFLSALCIPSALGLIEGLYCGTQICYDVLGVSRDSSKAEIGRAYRQLARKYHPDRFQAGDPALAGETADSAHQKFLLIATAYETLKDDESRRDYDYMLDHPEQYYSHYYTYYRRRLAPKVDVRIVILVTVCAISVFQYYSWWSSYTEAINYLTTVPKYRIQATELAKQQGLLNRTKEKGKNRRSKEEIREEEEEIIRDIIKNKIDIKGGYQKPNISDILLLKIILFPYHMCLYVAWYCSWVYRFTIRGEDYGEEEKLYIIRKNMKMSQAQFDSLDDHLRQTFLERQLWIKENYEVYREEQEDEMKMKMATDPRWKRYRRWMKSEGPGRITFIDD encoded by the exons ATGGCGGCTCCCATAGCGTCTGCGCTGCGGCTCGGTTTATGGACTGTTATTCTCTTCCTTTCGGCGCTTTGCATCCCCTCGGCTTTAGGACTGATTGAAGGACTTTACTGCGGCACGCAGATCTGTTACGATGTGCTCGGGGTCAGCAGAGACTCGTCCAAAGCGGAGATCGGCCGAGCGTATCGCCAGCTGGCCCGGAAATACCACCCGGACCGCTTCCAGGCTGGAGACCCCGCACTGGCCGGAGAGACCGCTGACAGCGCGCACCAGAAGTTCTTGCTCATCGCTACGGCTTATGAAACTCTGAAA GATGATGAATCACGCAGGGACTATGACTACATGCTGGATCACCCGGAGCAATACTACAGCCACTATTACACTTACTACAGGAGACGACTGGCTCCCAAAGTGGACGTCAGGATAGTCATTCTTGTCACTGTGTGTGCAATCTCAGTTTTTCAG TATTACAGCTGGTGGAGCAGCTACACCGAAGCAATCAACTACCTTACCACCGTCCCCAAGTATCGCATCCAGGCGACCGAGCTGGCCAAGCAGCAAGGCCTGCTAAACCGCACCAAAGAGAAAGGCAAGAACCGGCGTTCTAAAGAGGAGATccgtgaagaagaagaagagattaTCCGAGACATCATCAAGAACAAGATCGACATCAAAGGAGGCTACCAGAAGCCCAACATCTCGGACATCCTGCTGTTGAAGATCATCCTGTTCCCATACCACATGTGCCTGTATGTGGCGTGGTACTGCTCGTGGGTTTATCGCTTCACCATTCGTGGAGAAGATTACGGAGAGGAGGAGAAGCTCTACATCATCCGCAAGAACATGAAAATGTCACAGGCGCAGTTCGACAGCCTGGACGACCACCTGAGACAAACCTTCCTGGAGCGTCAGCTGTGGATAAAAGAGAACTATGAG GTCTACAGAGAAGAACAGGAggatgagatgaagatgaagatggcCACAGACCCGCGGTGGAAACGCTACAGACGCTGGATGAAGAGCGAAGGACCTGGTCGCATCACTTTCATCGATGATTAA
- the ythdc1 gene encoding YTH domain-containing protein 1 isoform X2 — translation MAVDRRDDKDGELNVLEDILTDAPDQDDELYNPESEHDLNEKKGSKRKNEHGDSHDAKRLRSSGHSTRQPVKRSVPSSGSIGKKMTSLRGRHHPDDFYEDRKNHSGRGRVSRAELSKGHSRDHQRRIKPLISELNEKLRRTSEESVGRVSRSSKEDEEEARSEEYASEQETGSSAGSSEGNRSDVEEEEVMEDEDEDGEKGPDDDDEEEDVEGEDGEEEDEDYELEDGDQQEGNEQNDYDTRSEASDSQSESVSFSDGESVHSASGSEASGSEKKHEKLSSSVRAVRKDQTSKLKYILREARYFLIKSNNHENVSLAKAKGVWSTLPVNERKLNAAFRSARSVILIFSVRESGKFQGFARLSSESHHGGSPIHWVLPAGMNAKMLGGVFKIDWICRRELPFTKSAHLTNSWNEHKPVKIGRDGQEIETNCGLQLCLLFPPDESIDLYQVIHKMRHKRRTHSEPRSRGRPPHREPAPRDLGRRRPEEYDMHNRKRPRIDYPPEFPQRPGFMQDPRNQPVDRRFSGVRRDVFLNGSYNDYMREFHHSIGPPPPWQGMAPYPGMDQPPHHPYYQHHPPPPQAHPPYSGHHPMQHDARFREKRVVRSFSSSLHDYDMRVDDFLRRTQAVVSGRRSRPRERERQRERERPRDARRERERERGRERDRDRDRIRDRDREKERGRYRR, via the exons ATGGCCGTCGACAGGCGAGACGACAAAG ATGGAGAACTTAATGTTCTGGAGGATATCTTGACTGATGCTCCAGACCAAGACGACGAGCTGTACAACCCTGAGAGTGAACATGACCTGAACGaaaagaaag GTTCCAAGCGAAAGAATGAACATGGAGACAGCCATGATGCAAAGCGTCTAAGGTCTTCTGGCCACTCCACCAGGCAGCCGGTTAAAAGGTCCGTACCGTCCAGCGGATCCATTGGGAAAAAAATGACCAGCCTGAGGGGCAGACATCACCCTGATGACTTCTATGAAGACAGGAAGAACCATTCGGGCAGAGGGAGAGTTTCCAGGGCTGAACTGTCCAAAGGGCACAGCAGAGACCACCAGAGGAGGATCAAACCACTGATCTCAGAGTTGAATGAG AAGCTGAGAAGGACGAGTGAGGAGAGCGTGGGCCGGGTCAGTCGATCCTCaaaagaagacgaagaagaggCGCGGTCGGAGGAGTATGCATCTGAGCAAGAGACGGGCAGTTCTGCAGGCTCCTCTGAAGGCAACCGTTCTGACgttgaggaagaggaggtgatggaggatgaggatgaggatggagAGAAGGGCCCTGATGATGACGACGAAGAGGAGGATGTTGAAGGAGAAGAcggagaagaggaggatgaagactATGAGCTGGAGGACGGTGACCAGCAGGAAGGGAACGAGCAGAATGACTACGACACACGCAGCGAAGCCAGTGATTCTCAGTCAGAATCCGTTTCCTTCTCGGACGGCGAGTCGGTGCACTCCGCCTCAGGCTCAGAGGCCTCTG GGTCTGAAAAGAAGCACGAAAAGCTGTCATCGTCTGTTCGTGCTGTGAGAAAAG ATCAAACCAGCAAGCTGAAATACATCCTGAGAGAGGCGAGGTACTTCCTGATTAAGAGCAACAACCATGAGAATGTTTCTCTCGCTAAGGCAAAG GGGGTGTGGTCGACCCTGCCTGTGAACGAAAGGAAGTTGAACGCAGCATTCCGCTCGGCTAGAAGCGTCATCCTTATCTTCTCTGTCAGGGAAAGCGGCAAATTTCAAG GTTTTGCTCGACTTTCGTCCGAGTCTCATCACGGAGGTTCTCCCATCCACTGGGTGTTGCCTGCAGGTATGAATGCCAAGATGCTTGGAGGAGTCTTTAAAATCGACTGGATATGCAG GCGGGAGTTACCTTTCACAAAGTCAGCACACCTTACCAACTCATGGAACGAGCACAAGCCTGTGAAGATCGGACGAGACGGACAG GAGATCGAGACGAACTGCGGCCTGCAGCTGTGCTTGCTCTTCCCTCCGGATGAGAGCATTGACTTGTATCAGGTTATTCACAAAATGCGCCACAAGAGGAGGACGCACTCGGAGCCTCGTTCCCGGGGCCGTCCCCCGCACAGAGAGCCCGCCCCACGAGACCTGGGAAG GCGTCGTCCAGAGGAATATGACATGCACAACAGGAAGCGACCCAGGATTGACTATCCTCCCGAGTTCCCCCAGAGACCAG GTTTTATGCAAGACCCACGCAACCAACCGGTGGACAG ACGCTTTTCTGGAGTAAGGAGAGATGTGTTCCTCAATGGC TCTTATAACGATTACATGCGAGAGTTCCATCACAGCATTGGGCCTCCACCTCCATGGCAAGGGATG GCGCCATATCCCGGTATGGATCAGCCTCCTCACCATCCGTATTACCAACACCATCCTCCACCACCCCAGGCCCACCCACCATACTCAGGTCATCACCCCATGCAGCATGATGCCCGCTTCAGGGAGAAGAGGGTCGTCCGTTCTTTCTCCTCCAGTCTG CACGATTATGACATGCGTGTAGACGACTTCCTGAGACGCACCCAGGCGGTGGTGAGCGGTCGCAGGAGCCGGCCCAGAGAGCGCGAACGTCAGAGAGAACGCGAGCGGCCACGAGATGCGCGgcgagagcgcgagagagagcgaggccGCGAGCGTGACCGTGACCGAGACCGCATCAGAGACCgagacagggagaaagaaagagggcgATATCGCAGATAA